From a single Dysidea avara chromosome 14, odDysAvar1.4, whole genome shotgun sequence genomic region:
- the LOC136244189 gene encoding 3-beta-hydroxysteroid-Delta(8),Delta(7)-isomerase-like has protein sequence MSHKVYPNLAHLDTFPSDLNYTGFVIDGWDHPINLVPIITILVCVMFGGAPRSLLSVWVLINAAFIHLWMDGLVGVTGMGPKYLSDEYAILDSRYWPTKDSGVMIISLIELTIMGPLCVLWYIAIGKKLWYRHFLCLVTSTFQLMGTFLYMFCEIWDNFKHLPAKESWPPKFDTYEKLKYFWGVFICLNPIWILVPISLYFSTWQKMRPSKDKQN, from the exons GGTTTGTAATTGATGGATGGGATCACCCTATCAACCTGGTGCCCATAATAACAATACTAGTGTGTGTTATGTTTGGTGGTGCACCACGAAGCCTGCTGAGTGTATGGGTACTGATCAATGCTGCATTCATACATTTGTGGATGGATGG ATTGGTAGGAGTGACTGGAATGGGTCCGAAGTATTTATCTGATGAGTATGCAATCCTTGATAGTCGGTACTGGCCCACAAAGGATTCCGGTGTGATGATCATATCATTAATAGAACTAACCATTATGGGAccattgtgtgtgttgtg gtatattgctATTGGAAAGAAACTTTGGTACAGACACTTCCTGTGTCTAGTTACGTCAACATTCCAACTAATGGGTACCTTTCTATATATGTTCTGTGAAATATGGGACAACTTCAAGCACTTACCAGCTAAG GAATCATGGCCACCTAAATTTGACACATATGAGAAGCTGAAGTATTTCTGGGGAGTATTTATATGCCTCAACCCCATCTGGATACTTGTTCCGATAAGTCTCTACTTCTCTACATGGCAGAAGATGAGGCCAAGCAAGGATAAACAGAATTAA